The DNA window TGCCGTTGACGTTCGGGCGGACTTTGAGATTGCCCAGGACGAAGGGTCCGGCAGCCAGTCGCCCGTGCAACGGCTCAATGCGTTCGGCCACGATCAGCGAACTGGTGGACAACTGTCCCTCGGCATAGCGGGGCACCTGGAACCCGTGATGGACCACGCCGGTTCGACCGCTATTGACATCACGAATGACCAGGTCAACCACATAGTTTCCCGGCGGGAGCATGACCTGCCGCTGGTAGATGGACTTTTGCTTCACGCCCTGATCGAAGACATCATCGGTGTACCGTTGCGTGACGACATCCTCGAAAATGTGCGGCCGTCGCCCGCTGACCGGACGAATGCGCCCGTGAATGTTGACGACGGCTTCGTTATAGCCGCCGTTATTCTTGAAGCTCAGGTCCTGATTCTCCATCAGGACGGTGAAAATCGTGTTGATGGAGGAATCGGTGACGCGCACGAAATCGGTTCGCATCTGGAAGGGGAGGACGTCGAATTCAACTTCGAGCTTGGCATCGGCCACCGTCGCCAGATCGTTGAACTTGACCTTGGGCGGTCGCTGCAAATTCGCCAGCAGTTGCAATCGTTCAAACGGTTGATCCTGCGCCCGCAAAGCCATCAGCGGATACCGCTCGCGATTGCCCGGAGAGAAGAAGGGACGGTCGGCTTTCGAGGCCAATCCCAGTTCTTCCGCCAGCGTGAGTCCGGCGTTGGGAACAAACAAGAGGGCATCTTTCTCATCGGGGCTCCGGGCGATGCGATATTCACCCGTCATGGTCGGATCAACGAATTCGATCTCGATGCCGCTGCCCACACCTTCGATATAGCGATAGAACCACACCTCGAACGGATAGGTGCTCGTGCTGCCGCCGCCTTCCCAGTAAGGACGATCATACGTCCCTCCCGAAGGATGACTCTCGATGCTGTCGGGCGGCCCGAACATGATGTAGATGCGACCACGATCGGTCTTCCAGCCGGGAATGCCGGAGGAGAATCGCTCATTGGCGTAGGCAATGCGCCGATAGTGCTCCTCCCGGTATTCGTTCTCCTCGGTATCGGGATTGGGATCGCGGCGGAGCCAGAACTGCTCGATGAACTGTTCCCGCTCCTCATCCGTCTCCAGTTTATTGAAGGCGGCGCGCTCCTCTTCAGTGATGATCCAGCGCACGTCCTCATCGAGCCATTTCTTGTAGACGTCGGCCAGCTCTCTCTTGCGGCTTTGCTCCCGCTTTTTATCCTCCTTACGCTGCGACTTGCCCTGGTTCTCCTGGCCT is part of the Blastocatellia bacterium genome and encodes:
- a CDS encoding GWxTD domain-containing protein — its product is MIGDARLTKKILSVIVGIFFLLSLAPSVPVAVAQGQENQGKSQRKEDKKREQSRKRELADVYKKWLDEDVRWIITEEERAAFNKLETDEEREQFIEQFWLRRDPNPDTEENEYREEHYRRIAYANERFSSGIPGWKTDRGRIYIMFGPPDSIESHPSGGTYDRPYWEGGGSTSTYPFEVWFYRYIEGVGSGIEIEFVDPTMTGEYRIARSPDEKDALLFVPNAGLTLAEELGLASKADRPFFSPGNRERYPLMALRAQDQPFERLQLLANLQRPPKVKFNDLATVADAKLEVEFDVLPFQMRTDFVRVTDSSINTIFTVLMENQDLSFKNNGGYNEAVVNIHGRIRPVSGRRPHIFEDVVTQRYTDDVFDQGVKQKSIYQRQVMLPPGNYVVDLVIRDVNSGRTGVVHHGFQVPRYAEGQLSTSSLIVAERIEPLHGRLAAGPFVLGNLKVRPNVNGIFRRGDPVGIYMQIYNPGVDQTTLRPAVDVEYVLLRDGREVLRLREDGQNGLTRFLTQQITLARVIPSDQLPPGTYTIKVRITDQVTQQTIEPTATFTITDRKEE